GAAGACATACACGATCTTGGGAGCAACAGGCAGGTTCATGGATATGTGGGGCCGCTAAGATACAGTTTATGGCGTATTATGTGGAAGATGAATATATTTGtagatcattttattatcactgattaTCTTGTGTGCTGGTGTGCATTGGTCANNNNNNNNNNNNNNNNNNNNNNNNNNNNNNNNNNNNNNNNNNNNNNNNNNNNNNNNNNNNNNNNNNNNNNNNNNNNNNNNNNNNNNNNNNNNNNNNNNNNaataaaccccccaacccaaaaatggACCCCACCCCGCCTGGGCCCCCCCTTGGCCCCCTggcccctcactcctccccccccttttccccctacccccaaccttaaaacggggggaaaaaaagggcaggtTTCCCCCTCTAAAAAATTCCCCGGGGTTTGCCTTTCCACCCCCACGGGGGAAAATTGCCCCCCGGGGGGGCGGCCCCCGAGAGCCGTGCCTCGACGGGCCGCGGCGCgcacaaactggtgcccatcagggcccgacTGCcactaccaccggagcacagtacccactctagtccgactatCAAcgacactagtccatatttacttgtccaatcctagctacCTGATTtgtcttggcttttgtttatctgttttttgtgttatgattgttagtttactttgtatgtgtgtttatatgtttatgtatatatagtttgtctctctatctgtatttcgatgtatattttcagcctctggctgcatgaaaaacaataaaccgattattattattattattcttacatacacacacacacacatacacacacacagacacacacacacacacacacacacacacacacatatatatatatatatatatatatatatatatatatatattatatgtatatacatatatatatagagagagatagatagagaaataaatagatagatagatggatagatagatagatagatagatagatagatagatagatagatatagaccacacacacatgcacactcaaacataaacacacaaaaaatatatatatatatatatatatatatatatatatatatatatatatatatatatatatatattatataatatatatataatatatatatatatatatatatataatatatataatatatagatatatatatatatatagatatatatatatataatatatatatacacatatatatatatatatatatatatatatataatatatatatatatatatatatatatatatatatatatatatatataaacatatacattatatattatatggacacacacacacacacacacacacacacacacacacacacacacacacacacacagatatatatatataatatatatatatatattatatatatatatatatatatatatatatatatatatatatttatatatatatatttatatatactatatacatatatatatatatatatatatatatatatatatataaatataaatgcacacaaacacacacacacacactcacacacacacacacacacacaaacacacacacacacacacacatatatatataaaattttaaaatatataatatatattttatatatatattatatatatatataatataatatatatattgtgtgcgtgtgtgtgtgtgtgtgtgtgtgtgtgtgtgtctttgcgcgcgtgtgtgtgtgtgttcataattatatatatatatatatatatatatatatatatataatatatatatatatataatatataatatgtgtatatatatataaaatatatattatatataaatatatatatatatatgtatatatatatgtgtgtgttgtgtgttgttgtgtgtgtgtgtgggggggtgtgtatatatatataaatatatatatatataccctatataatatatacatatatatatatatatatatataatatatatataatatatatataaacatatatatatattttatataaatatatatatatatatatatatatatatataagagagagagagagagagagagagagagagagatgtgtgttgtgtgtgtgtgtgtgtgtggggaatatatatataatatatatatatatatatatattatatatatataatatatattttatgaatatatatatgcatgcatatattatataaaatataatatatatacatatattatatatatatatatatatatatatatatatatatatatatatataatatgcacacacacacacacacaaaccccacaccacacacacacacaaaacaaacacaccaaacaccccacacacgcacacacaaaatacacacacacacaccccacacaaaacacaccaacacacaaaaaaaaaaaaaaaaaacaaaaaaaaaaaaaaaataaaatatataatattatatatatatatatatatattaatatatttatattatattattatatatatatattaatattatatattttatatatatatatatataatattttatatataatatatatatatatatatatatatatattttatatataatttaaaattatatattatataattatatattatatatatatattttaatataattattaatatattatatatataaatataaaatatatattttatatatttataatataattgtgggttttgtgtgtgtgtgtggttttttgtgtgtgtgtgttgtgtgtgtgggggggtgggtgtggttgttttgtgggttgtggggggtgtttgggttttgtgtgtgtggttttgtgtgtgtgtggggttttgtgttggtgtgtgtggcaaatatatatatatatatatatatataataatatatatatatattaaaatatatgtattttatattttatttatatatatatagcatgcattatatattcatatattttaatatatataataaaatatatattaaaatatatatatatataatattttcacacacaaacacacaaccacacacacattttcccctctctctctctctctcttctctctcctctctaaaatatatattatatattttatatatatatatttatatatgtttatattatatatatatatataaaaatataatatataatatgtaaattttaaaaatgtaattatataatatttatatattatacacacaacacaacacacaacacaaacacacacaaaaaaaattatatacataatatatataattataatttatatattatataatataatacactatatatatataattatataattttaatatattatatataataatatatatatattaattatgaacccacacacacgcgcgcgaagacacaccacacacacacacacacacaccacacacccaatatatatatataaaatatatatatataatatatatattatatatatataataatatatatatatatatgtgtgtgtgtgttggtttttgtggtgtggtgtgtgtggtgtgtgttggggttttgtgcatttatatttatatatatatatatataatattatatatataatattatatatatattatatatatgtatataaaatataataaataatatatataaatatataaatatattttattataaatataattaatatatatatatataatatatattatgcatatataatatatgtgtgtgtgtgtgtgtgtgtgtgtgtgtgtggtttgtgtgtataaaatataaatatatatatatatatatatatatatatatatatatatatatatatatatatatatatatatatatatatatacacacacacatttataacatattacatgtatatatacatattatatatatatatatattatataatatatatataatatatatatataatatatatatatatatatatatatatatatatatatatatatatatatatatatatatatatatatatatttttatgtgtgtttatgtttgagtgtgcatgtgtgtgtgtctatatctatctatctatctatctatctatctatctatctatctatccatctatctatctattatttctctatctatctctctctatatatatatatgtatatatatatatatatatatatatatatatatatatatatatacatatatatatatatatatatatatatatatatataatatatatatatgtgtgtgtgtgtggtgtgtgtgtgtggtgtgtctgtgtgtgtgtatgtgtgtgtgtgtatgtaagaataataataataataatcggtttattgtttttcatgcagccagaggctaaAAATATACatcgaaatacagatagagagacaaactatatatacataaacatatacacaacacataacaaagtaaactaacaatcaataacaacaaaaaacagataaacaaaagccaagtacaaaatcaggtatgctaggattggacaagtaaatatggactagtgttcgttgatgagtcggactagagtgggtactgtgctccggtggtagtggtcagtgcgggccctgatgggcaccagtttgttggcgcgCCGCGGCCCGTCGAGGCAGCGGCTCGTCGGGGGGCAGCACGCCAtccacggtggcgtggatggcacagcaattttagaccaaactgctggagtgaggttgtgtagtgaatggcgagggaggtgaggcctagggcagccaaggcgctgtcatagctggtataggcagggccgagaatgatcttggctgcccttttctgcaccctctcaagttgtagcagctgggtggtggtgagggagggggaccaggcgggggaggcgtaggtcaatttaggcaggatgaatagcccgtagatattctgaagctccgggagtggaacgccaagggacttgaggcgacgcagcatgtgaagcctatacgaggcagacctcacgatgtctctgacgtgctgcgtccaggagagcttatcgtcgatggtgacgccgagcagctaggtggaacggactacgtcgagcgaatggttgtccagcgtgaggatgggcgagggagcggggttggtggagaagtcgaactgcatcacaactgacttttggcgattgatggtgacgtgatttttggtggtccaggagaggaggttgtcgagggtgcgctggaggGCGgggtggtcagggcaggaactatcaatggcggcggcgatggtcgagtcatccacgtatttccaacgatgctcggtgtgtgtgtgtgtgtgtgtgtgtgtgtatacatatatatattatatatattatatatatatatatatatatattatatatatatatatatatatataacatatacatatatatatacatatatatatacatatatatattacacacacacatatatatatattaatatatatatatatatatatatatatatatattatatatattgtgtgtgtgtgtgtgtgtgtgtgtgtgtgttgtgtgtgtgtgtgtgtgtgtgtgtgggtgtgtgtgtgtgtgtgcgtgtgtgtgtgtgtgtgtgtgtggtgtgtggtgtgtgggtgtgtgtgtgtgtgtgttgtgtgtgtggtgtgcatatataatattatatatatatatatatatatatatatatatatatatatatatatacatatatatatattatatatatatatatatatatatatatatatatatatatataattgtgcacacacacacacacgcgcgcgaagacacacacacacaccacacacacacacacacacacacacacacacacacaccacacacacacacacacatatatatatatatatatatatatatatatatatataatatatatatatatacatatatatatatatatatatattataatatatatatgtgtgtgtgtgtgtgtgtgtgtgtgtgtgtgtgtgtgtgtgtgtgtgtgtgtgtggtgtgtgtgtgtgcgtgtgtgtgtgtgtgcatatatatatatatatatatatatatatatatataatatatatatattatataatatatatatatatatatatatatatatgtatatatatatatagtatatatgcatatatatattcacacacacacacacacacacacacacacacacacacacacacacacacacacacacacacacacacacacacctctctctctctctctctctctctctctctctctctctctctctctctctctctctctctctctctctctctctctctctcactctctttctccaatatcatcacaacatgaaaactacaattaagtatcatgttgtgactacggcggctcaaagatgaacctaccgttaaaaaaaaagaaaaaaaaaaaaaaaaaaaatatatatatatatatatatacatatacatatacatatacatatgtatatatatacatatatatacatatatatgtatacatatatatatatatatatttttttttttttttttttttttttaacggtaggttcatgtttgagccgccgtggtcacagcatgatactaaattgtagttttcatattgtgatgctcttggagtgagtacgtggtagggtccccagttcctttccacggagagtgccgcggttaccttttaggtaatcattctctctatttatctgggctttgactgacttgggctgacttggccacccagtggctaggtaagcaatcgaggtgaagtttcttgcccaagggaacaacgcgccggccggtgactatatatatatatgttgtgtgtgtgtgtgtgtgtgtgtgtgtgtgtgtgtgtgtgtgtgtgtgtgtgtgtgtgtgtgtgtgtgtgtgtgtgtgtgttgtgtgtgtgtgtgattgtgtgtgtgtgtgtgtgtgtgtgtgtgtgtgtgtgtgtgtgtgttagtgtgtgttagtgtgtgtgtgtgtgtgtgtgtgtgtgtgtgtgtgtgtgtgtacacataattatatatatatatatatattatatatatatatatatatatatatatatgtatatatattatatatatatatatacacatatgtatgtatgtgtgtaaggccgcggttgccgagtggttagagcatcggactcaagactggcacgacggcaatctgagttcgagggttcgagtccccggccgacgcgttgttcccttgggcaaggaacttcacctcgattgcctacctagccactgggtgggcaagccagcccaagtcagtgctggtaccaagcccggataaaatagagagaatgattacctaaaaggtaacaccggcactctccgtgaaaaggaactggggaccctaccacgtactctctccaataccatcacaacatgaaaactataattaagtatcatgctgtgactacggcggctcaaacatgaaccaaccgtaaaaaaaaaaaaaaaaaaaaaagatatataaatatatatatatatatatataatatatatataaatatatatatatatatatatatgtgtatattattttgatatattatatatacatatatatatatattatacatatattatgtatatataatatatattaatatatattgtgtatgtgtgttgtattgtgtgtgttgtgtgtgtgtgtgtgtgtgtgtggtgtgtgtgtgtgtggtgtgtgtgtgtgtgtggtgtgtgtgtgtgtgtggtgtgtggtgtgtgtgtgcacataattatatatatatatatatatatatatatatatatatatatatatatatatatataatattatattatatatacacatatgtatgtatgtgtgtaaggtcacagtggccgagtggttagagcatcggactcaagactggcacgacggtaatctgagttcgagtattcgagtcaccggccggcgcgttgttcccttgggcaaggaacttcacctcgactgcctacctagccaatgggtggccaagccagcccaagtcagtgctggtcccaagcccggataaaatagagagaatgattacctaaaaggtaacagccgGGGATCTGGGACCTGTTGCCAcagtattcactccaagagcatcacaacatgaaaactacattaaaaatgtgtttattaaaatataatgatttttgtatatatatatatatatatatatatatatatatatatatatatatatatatatgtgtgtgtgttgtatatatataatatatatatatatatatatatatattatattatatatatatatatatatatatatatatatatatatattatgtatatatatatatatatatatatatatatatatattatatgtgtgtgtgtgtgtgtggtgtgtgtggtgtgtgtgtgtgtgtgtgtgcgtgtgtgtgtgtgtgtgtgtgtaacaggtcAGTTTACTTGCCTTTAATGAGCATTTTTTTAATCTCAGCAGTTTTTATGCAACTGTTATTTGCTGTCCCTTCGGCGCTTAAGGCACAAAGTATATTGAACGCACCAAAGCGCATGGTGTTCACTATTTCAGTGTTCATTGGAGCTGTGAAAGAGCTGTGAGCTAATTACGCAATAATTGGCTTCTCCCTGCGAGTTTTCATTCAAAACATGTTCTGGTTTAATCATACCTAGTTTCaaccatgataaaaaataactgtcttacaacaatatatatatgtgcagtatCTAATTAGCCCCATTAGTGTTACAGGCATCAATAagagattttatttatatacacgaaGGACGGTACTGATTACGGAAATAGGAACACTGATTCTATGCAGAAAGCTCGAGCTGATGTTCATTCACCCGCCTATAGTACGACTGATTTTGTTTCGAGTTGAGATATTCACTGAGTGACAAATAGCATTTGCTGTATTCTGAGGATTAAGTTCTTAAACGTAGAACCAATGTCGTGATATCTTGGTGGCCATATAAGTTATAAAATCATGTCTCATcagaaacaaattatatatatcaccttCTGTAAAATTCTTCTTAAgcaaaacaggcaaaaaaaaagacaaaaatcatcGAATATAACGCTCGAATACAAGTCTTCTCAAAAAACATTCATTTAAATGATCGTTAGCACGAAAAGTGTTATGTGATTTGGGTCCATGTTGAAAGAGGTTTCCCGCAGGATCGCCCGGGAGGCCCGTGCTGGAAGTCGACTCTCGGGGAAAGCTGGTAACCGGAAGCATCTTGGAGCTGACCTGCGCCACGCAAGGGGGCTTCCCGCCGCCAGAAATACAGTGAGTCGACCGGAACTTGCATGTCCATCTCAGCTACTTCAGAAttcatttgtttgtatttgaTTTGTCAACTCTTCTCTCtgtatacattagatatatcCATATGAAATGGTGGGTGTAATATTTTACGTAAATCACAACAGTATTCAGCAATATTCAATACACTCCTCAAGGATTCGAGTGGCTGTAACAATTGGAAAGCAACAGGAAATCTTGGGATCAATAtgatttttgatgataatgaataaaagtagTATTCAAACTTGAATAACAACATCGTCTGTACAAACTAATCAAATGCCctcatactgagagagagagagagagagagagagagagagagagagagagagagagagagagagagagagagagagaaaaaggagagagagagagagagcgaaagatagagatatataaactaaaatatatatatatatatatatagatagatatatatatatgtataatatgatatatatgtatagataatatatatatatgatatatatatatatatatatatatatatatgtatatatatatatatatatatatatatatatatatatattatatatatatatattatatatatatatatataatatatatacatatacagcagatgacacacaccaacacacacaacacccatcacaccaacagcacacagacacacaccacacaacacacaacacaaaaacacacacacacacacacacacacacacacacacacacacacataatacataagacaacagacacagagagagggggaagagagaggcagaacagACAacatgacagaaagagagaaagagagagagagacaaacagacagagagagagggggggggtagagagacagagacagagacagagggatagagagggggaacgagagagacagagacagaaacagagagtcaTATAATCCAGACAGTGCCCACTGCAGGTTGTTCAAGGGCGGCGCGCAGCTGGAGGTGAGCGTGAAGCAGCGAGGTAACGCGACGCGCGCGAGGGCGGCCCTGAAGGTGGCGCCGGCCGACAACGGAGCAGAGGTCAGGTGCCTGGTCAGCAACGCCGCCACGCCGGAGCCGCTGGCCGACGCCGCCACCATCAGCCTCCTCTGTGAGTTGGGTGCTGGGATGGTTGTGGAGGGGGTCATTGTGCTGTCCAAGTAATATCATAGTGGCGACGTTAatggttgataatgatggtggtaatattttaaaataatgataatgaaaggtgTCATTGTTAGGTGTATGATATTGAGTATGAAAAGTATTGCTAtacttttcaatacttttattcaATACTAGCACTAAtttactaatcatcatcattattaccaatagtagtagtagtaatagaattgttattttcttcctattattattattactagtagtattgttattattattattgttgttgttgttactactgttgttgttgtttatgttattattattatcattattattattattattattattattattattattattattattattatcattattattatcattaccattatcatcatcatggtctatattgataccattatcatcatcatggtctatattgataccattatcatcatcatggtctatattgataccattatcatcactattgttgtttttattattgtcatcgttgttgttttattattatcatatattattatcatatataaaatatatatatatatatatatatatatatatatatatatatattataatatatatattatatatatatattatatatatacacatatatatacaccaaacttCAAACTCCTTTCCCGagcacatgcgtacacacacataacaaataagCAAATAGTCAGCCGGCGGCTGAAAGCATCGATTGAGGTAAAACCATCACCATAACTATcttttttgtatggtgccctgtcagattctaacattggctgtcacagcatgatacttaattgtactttcatgttgtggtgatcttggagtgagtacgtggtagtgtccccagttcctttccacggagagtgccggtgtcacacattgcctaagggaaacaacgcgccggctggtgactcgaaccctcgaactcagattgccgtcgtgacagtctccgagttcgagtcaccggccggcgcgttgttcccttgggcaaggaacttcacctcgattgcctgcctagccactgggtgggcaagccagcccaagtcagtgccggtcccaagcccgggtaaatagagagaataattacctaaaaggtaacaccggcactctccgaggaagggatctggggaccctaccacgtactcactccaagatcagaACAACATGAAGTACAATTAAGTAGAAACCACAACTGGTAGAAAACAAAAcattgtatcatgctgtgacagccaatgtcaggcaccataaccatcaccagaTGAAAAAtcctttacattatatatatatatatatatatatatatatatatatatataattatatattatataatatatataaaatatatataaatataatatatatatatatacatatatattatataataatatatatattttaaaattttaaatatatataatatattatatatatatatatatgtatataatacataaatattttatataaaagtgtgtgtgtttgtgtgcgtgagtgtgtgtgtgtgtgtggggtgtgtgtgtgtgtgtggggtgtgtgtgtgtgtggtgggtgtgtgtgtgtgtgtgtgtgtgtgtgtgtgtgtgtttatatatactgcatatacatacatttttttaacggtgggggtcatgttgggccgccgtggtcacaacatgatacttaattgtatttttcatgttgtgatgatattggagagagtacgtggtagggtccccgttcctttccacggagagtgccggttttacctttggtaatcattctctctatttacccggggcttgggaccagcactgacttgggctggcttgcccacccagtggctaggtaggcaatcggggtgaaagttccttgcctaagggaacaacgcgccagctggtgactcgaaccctcggacccctgattgccgtcgtgccagtcttgagtccgatgctcta
The Penaeus monodon isolate SGIC_2016 chromosome 18, NSTDA_Pmon_1, whole genome shotgun sequence genome window above contains:
- the LOC119584718 gene encoding nephrin-like: MYNVCVICTIERGWKGRHTRSWEQQAGSWICGAAKIQFMAYYVEDEYIFFMQLLFAVPSALKAQSILNAPKRMVFTISVFIGAVKELTVLITEIGTLILCRKLELMFIHPPIRFPAGSPGRPVLEVDSRGKLVTGSILELTCATQGGFPPPEIQLFKGGAQLEVSVKQRGNATRARAALKVAPADNGAEVRCLVSNAATPEPLADAATISLLFPPWKATAWAQPAQVKEGAATVLLCETSSSLPAAAVTWRSDGEMLPGALTRHPPGRFGGTVARSELKVTASARDNGRRFTCEADNGLGVLVTANVTLDVLRRFSLVLLLLLLSVSFSFCRIGNYLKS